In Oceanobacillus sp. FSL K6-2867, one DNA window encodes the following:
- a CDS encoding cysteine synthase family protein, which translates to MALYKSIHELIGDTPLLEIRNFNLPEEVRLFAKLEYFNPGGSVKDRLGVALIDDAIKRGALPEGGVIIEPTAGNTGIGLAIAALNKRISVIFCVPEHFSKEKQQLMQALGAEIVHTPRKLGMKGAIEKTEQLLNEIPNSFSPRQFSNPANPMTYYQTLAPEIWRELDGELDVFVSGAGSGGTFTGIASFLKEKNPDVKTVIVEPEGSIINGGQSGPHLTEGIGMEFLPDYMNREHFDDIYTITDKDAFTMVKKLAAKEGLLVGSSSGSAMAAALNEAKNAKPGTTIVTIFPDSSDRYLSKQIYEQF; encoded by the coding sequence ATGGCTCTGTATAAATCCATACATGAACTGATTGGGGATACCCCGTTATTAGAGATTAGAAATTTTAATTTGCCAGAAGAAGTACGTTTATTTGCAAAGCTTGAATATTTTAACCCAGGTGGCAGTGTGAAGGATCGATTAGGTGTTGCTTTGATTGATGATGCAATAAAACGTGGGGCATTACCAGAAGGCGGTGTAATTATTGAGCCAACTGCAGGTAATACCGGTATTGGACTTGCGATTGCAGCCCTTAATAAAAGAATTTCTGTCATATTTTGTGTTCCAGAACATTTTAGCAAAGAAAAACAGCAACTGATGCAAGCATTAGGAGCGGAAATTGTTCATACACCGCGTAAACTGGGAATGAAGGGTGCTATTGAAAAGACAGAACAATTACTAAATGAAATTCCAAATAGTTTTTCACCAAGACAGTTCTCAAATCCAGCTAACCCAATGACGTATTATCAGACACTTGCTCCAGAAATCTGGAGGGAGCTTGATGGGGAATTGGATGTATTTGTTTCTGGTGCTGGGTCTGGTGGAACATTTACAGGTATAGCATCATTTCTAAAGGAAAAAAATCCTGACGTTAAAACGGTCATCGTTGAGCCGGAGGGTTCTATTATCAATGGCGGCCAATCAGGTCCACATTTAACGGAAGGGATTGGGATGGAATTTCTTCCAGATTATATGAATCGCGAGCATTTTGATGATATTTATACGATTACAGATAAGGATGCTTTTACGATGGTGAAGAAGCTTGCAGCAAAAGAAGGACTTCTTGTTGGAAGTTCTTCAGGTTCTGCGATGGCTGCAGCCCTAAATGAGGCAAAAAATGCTAAACCTGGAACCACAATTGTTACAATCTTTCCTGATTCGAGTGACCGTTATCTA
- a CDS encoding S-ribosylhomocysteine lyase, whose protein sequence is MTKKMNVESFNLDHTKVKAPYVRLVGITEGSNGDKVHKYDIRFKQPNKEHMEMPGLHSLEHLMAENIRNHADSVLDIGPMGCQTGFYLSLINHDNYDDVLTMLEKTLTDVLEATEVPACNEVQCGWAASHSLEGAKEIAKEMLSKRDEWHEVF, encoded by the coding sequence ATGACAAAAAAAATGAATGTGGAAAGCTTTAATCTTGATCACACAAAAGTAAAGGCGCCATATGTAAGATTAGTTGGTATTACAGAAGGTTCAAATGGTGATAAAGTTCACAAATATGATATCCGTTTTAAACAGCCAAATAAGGAGCATATGGAAATGCCAGGCCTTCATTCTTTGGAGCATTTGATGGCTGAGAACATTCGGAATCATGCAGATAGTGTTCTTGATATTGGACCAATGGGATGCCAGACTGGCTTTTATTTATCATTAATCAATCATGACAATTATGATGACGTATTAACGATGCTTGAAAAAACGCTAACGGATGTACTTGAAGCGACTGAAGTACCTGCATGCAATGAAGTGCAATGCGGCTGGGCTGCAAGCCATAGCTTGGAAGGTGCAAAAGAAATCGCTAAGGAAATGTTAAGCAAGCGTGACGAATGGCATGAAGTATTTTAA
- a CDS encoding class I SAM-dependent methyltransferase, with amino-acid sequence MGREFIELFEEWAEDYDKSVVGEDPQYAEVFVNYDAILNEVVEQSVGRVLEFGVGTGNLSKKLLQAGHDIIGIEPSKEMRTIAKKKIPGLTILDGDFLIYPTPAEKIETITSTYAFHHLTDEEKAIATKQFAELLPPNGKVVFGDTMFKTEADKEMQIKYAMEKRHYDLAEDLNREYYPTLDTMKNAFEKHGFDVSFRQMNNFVWVLTASKK; translated from the coding sequence ATGGGGAGAGAGTTTATTGAGTTATTTGAAGAGTGGGCGGAGGATTATGATAAAAGTGTAGTTGGGGAAGATCCGCAATATGCTGAGGTTTTTGTTAATTATGATGCAATCCTGAATGAAGTAGTGGAACAGAGTGTTGGCAGGGTATTGGAATTTGGGGTTGGAACAGGAAATTTATCCAAGAAGCTTTTACAGGCCGGGCACGATATTATTGGAATTGAACCTTCGAAAGAAATGAGAACCATTGCAAAAAAGAAAATTCCAGGTTTGACTATTCTTGATGGTGACTTTTTAATCTATCCGACACCTGCTGAAAAGATTGAGACGATTACAAGTACGTATGCCTTTCATCATTTAACAGATGAGGAGAAGGCGATTGCGACTAAACAATTTGCAGAATTACTACCACCAAATGGAAAAGTTGTTTTTGGAGATACGATGTTTAAAACGGAAGCTGATAAAGAAATGCAAATAAAATACGCTATGGAAAAAAGACATTATGACCTGGCTGAAGATTTAAATCGTGAATACTATCCCACATTGGATACAATGAAGAATGCTTTTGAAAAGCATGGATTTGATGTATCATTTAGGCAAATGAATAATTTTGTTTGGGTATTAACCGCAAGCAAAAAATAA
- a CDS encoding YhcN/YlaJ family sporulation lipoprotein produces the protein MKWKLISIAAATFFTLTACQATDNNARDNATGPNDNIEQTRFYNNAGEGMTNVRNYALDRDSERFQNRDNDGNRANEQNQYDISEEAAERITNEIKGIDRAYVLTTDNNAYVAATLDTNRDTNRGTRDNGEELTDEVKEKIGDVVKSVDRDIDNVYVSTNPDFIDLTNNYVDDVNNGEPVEGFFDQMGNMIERLFPQNRR, from the coding sequence ATGAAATGGAAACTCATAAGTATCGCTGCTGCGACTTTTTTTACTTTAACAGCTTGCCAAGCAACAGATAATAATGCTCGAGATAATGCAACAGGTCCCAATGACAATATTGAACAAACAAGGTTTTACAACAATGCTGGTGAAGGAATGACGAATGTTCGAAATTATGCATTGGATCGTGATTCCGAACGGTTCCAGAATCGGGATAACGATGGAAACCGAGCAAATGAGCAAAACCAATATGATATTTCAGAAGAGGCTGCAGAGCGAATTACGAACGAGATCAAAGGTATTGACCGCGCATATGTACTAACAACAGATAATAATGCATATGTAGCTGCAACTCTTGACACAAACCGCGATACAAATCGTGGAACACGTGATAATGGTGAAGAACTTACGGATGAAGTAAAAGAAAAAATTGGAGATGTTGTAAAGTCTGTGGATCGTGACATTGATAATGTATATGTATCCACGAATCCTGATTTTATTGATTTAACGAATAATTATGTTGATGATGTTAACAACGGCGAGCCAGTTGAAGGGTTTTTCGATCAGATGGGAAATATGATTGAACGACTTTTTCCGCAGAATAGACGATAA
- a CDS encoding YhdB family protein: protein MKEGEKLIPDYDKALYYTLWGQWDDLLVLMVRTKDDILSKKIEQFLNAYHYSLDESKVINTHDTLLYYIDHAMKYTPPVMMEI, encoded by the coding sequence ATGAAGGAGGGGGAAAAGTTGATTCCAGACTATGACAAAGCTTTATATTATACACTGTGGGGCCAATGGGATGATCTACTCGTACTAATGGTTCGAACAAAGGATGATATTCTTTCCAAAAAGATTGAACAATTTTTAAATGCTTATCACTATTCACTCGATGAGTCTAAAGTAATTAACACGCATGATACATTGCTTTATTATATAGACCATGCGATGAAATATACCCCACCAGTCATGATGGAAATATAA
- a CDS encoding anti-sigma factor domain-containing protein, translating into MKKGIVMELHHNYTIIMTKEGSFLKAKPCEKGVIIGEEVAYEPLELNKGHISVFYSWSMLKTPVKIFLMTCVILLLILPFYLLSGESESYAYVTLDMNPSIEMEVNDKFNVQSIRALNDEALIIVEELTNYQDEFLEEVIGRILAISEQTGLVNDEKNMVVGFSFVDGVPDRNTFIPLELENFFESIPEWEIATLLIPQKIREQAKEESASMNEVMALEILDEDTAADDLPSISSDDRAIIDTFFNEEDSDDKNSSRLENKKNFTRIYDIVITKI; encoded by the coding sequence ATGAAAAAAGGAATTGTGATGGAGCTCCATCACAACTATACGATTATTATGACCAAGGAGGGTTCCTTTTTAAAAGCGAAGCCATGTGAAAAAGGTGTAATAATCGGGGAGGAAGTCGCCTATGAACCGCTGGAACTCAATAAGGGGCATATTTCCGTTTTTTATTCTTGGAGTATGTTGAAGACACCGGTTAAAATATTTCTCATGACATGTGTCATATTGTTACTTATACTACCTTTTTATTTGCTTTCAGGTGAAAGTGAATCTTATGCATACGTGACATTGGATATGAACCCTAGTATTGAGATGGAAGTAAATGATAAATTTAATGTGCAATCGATACGGGCTCTAAATGATGAAGCCTTGATAATTGTGGAAGAGCTGACAAATTATCAAGATGAATTCCTGGAAGAGGTAATTGGGCGTATATTAGCTATCAGTGAGCAAACAGGATTAGTGAATGATGAAAAAAATATGGTAGTCGGCTTTAGCTTTGTTGATGGAGTACCTGATCGAAACACCTTTATACCACTGGAATTGGAGAACTTCTTTGAAAGTATACCTGAATGGGAAATAGCTACATTGTTAATTCCGCAAAAAATCAGGGAGCAAGCAAAGGAAGAATCAGCTTCAATGAATGAAGTAATGGCTTTAGAAATCCTGGATGAGGATACAGCTGCAGATGATTTACCATCAATTTCTTCTGATGATAGAGCAATTATTGATACTTTTTTTAATGAGGAAGATTCAGATGATAAAAATTCGTCGCGGTTAGAGAATAAAAAAAACTTTACCAGAATTTACGATATTGTAATTACCAAAATATGA
- the sigI gene encoding RNA polymerase sigma factor SigI, whose product MIASTSVQEQPLEELVASIQQGDTAAQNYLLRTYQPFIAKCVSEVCKRYIDPKRDDEFSIGLSAFNEAIFSFSADRGSSFLSFAKLVIKRKVIDYIRYNQKRPSSISLDENFDEELMENPLEVAVVKDKYNQELDAVYRKEEIMEFKEKLREYKLTLVELTEVSPKHRDARDSAVRTARILYHDKHLNEYVCRKKKLPIKELVKKVDVSKKTLERNRKFILAIFIVLSGDYIYLKDYLKGVGQ is encoded by the coding sequence ATGATAGCAAGCACTTCAGTTCAAGAACAACCTCTTGAAGAGTTGGTAGCATCAATTCAGCAAGGGGATACGGCAGCGCAAAATTATTTACTGCGTACATATCAACCATTTATTGCAAAATGTGTTTCGGAAGTATGCAAACGATACATAGATCCAAAGAGAGATGATGAATTTAGTATAGGGCTTTCTGCGTTTAATGAAGCTATCTTTTCTTTTTCCGCAGACCGGGGAAGTTCTTTTTTATCCTTTGCTAAGCTTGTTATAAAAAGAAAAGTAATTGATTACATTCGCTATAATCAAAAAAGACCTTCATCTATTTCACTTGATGAGAATTTTGACGAGGAGCTTATGGAAAATCCATTAGAAGTTGCCGTTGTAAAGGATAAGTATAATCAGGAATTAGATGCTGTTTATCGTAAAGAAGAAATCATGGAGTTTAAGGAAAAGCTGCGTGAATATAAGTTGACATTGGTTGAACTGACAGAGGTCTCTCCCAAACATAGAGATGCACGGGATTCTGCAGTAAGGACTGCTAGAATTCTTTATCATGATAAGCATTTAAATGAATATGTTTGCCGCAAAAAGAAACTTCCGATTAAAGAGCTTGTAAAAAAAGTAGATGTCAGCAAAAAGACATTGGAACGGAATCGGAAATTTATTTTAGCAATATTCATTGTGTTAAGTGGAGACTACATCTATCTTAAGGATTATCTTAAGGGAGTGGGGCAATGA
- a CDS encoding PRC-barrel domain-containing protein, producing MMRLTSQAKHYNIHATDGELGKIKDFYFDDHNWEIRYAIVDTRKWLPGRKVLLSPNAFFEVDEANESVNVEYDKLMIRNSPPVPENEDLTKDKENHLINYFGWNSYTDNALPHAGRGLLGTFPVTGVENGPPPEEPHLDRNEGYHEQDNYLRSEDETIDFKVHAKDGKIGRIADMIYDTSKWKIEYIVVRSSRSIVENEFYIFHTRQINTADWFEKDLYINDSIAGILNNKPFHQKDEILMSFN from the coding sequence ATGATGCGTTTAACATCTCAGGCTAAGCATTATAATATTCACGCAACAGACGGTGAACTTGGAAAAATTAAAGACTTTTATTTCGATGATCATAACTGGGAAATACGCTATGCTATTGTGGATACAAGAAAATGGCTTCCAGGCAGAAAGGTTCTCCTGTCACCAAATGCCTTTTTCGAGGTAGATGAAGCTAATGAAAGCGTTAATGTGGAATACGATAAGCTGATGATCCGAAATAGTCCGCCTGTACCAGAAAATGAGGATTTAACCAAGGATAAGGAAAATCACTTAATTAATTATTTTGGATGGAACAGCTATACGGATAATGCATTGCCTCACGCAGGACGTGGACTTTTGGGGACGTTCCCGGTTACAGGGGTCGAGAATGGCCCGCCTCCAGAAGAGCCGCACTTGGATCGAAATGAAGGATACCATGAACAAGATAACTATTTGCGTAGTGAAGACGAAACGATCGATTTTAAAGTGCATGCAAAAGATGGCAAGATAGGACGAATTGCAGATATGATCTATGATACGTCAAAATGGAAAATCGAATATATCGTCGTTCGAAGCAGTAGGAGTATTGTTGAAAATGAGTTTTATATTTTTCACACAAGACAAATAAACACGGCGGATTGGTTTGAAAAAGATTTGTATATAAATGATTCCATTGCCGGTATTTTAAACAACAAGCCGTTTCATCAGAAAGATGAGATTTTAATGAGCTTTAATTAA
- a CDS encoding serine protease, which produces MDHKQDKNDDRLDADLYEEFDDEELYELVQEERRKALERARRSDEETAPKRPFPKWAFWLIAFALVFNLFALIPQTFSIPAIDFLITSAKLSAEEDIRTFKEAVVVVETDDSKGTGFSISANGTILTNHHVIEGEEQVTVAFPEDGLFTAEVTELYPEIDLAVLEVNEQGLPSLSLAEHANIEENEPIRFIGNPLRFNGIANEGTIIGDTQLSGWNERVFMLDAPVYRGNSGSPVMNQNGEVIGVIFATLDHENHGKVGLFISIDHFPRINGL; this is translated from the coding sequence ATGGATCATAAACAAGATAAAAATGATGATAGACTTGATGCGGACTTATATGAAGAGTTTGATGATGAAGAATTATATGAGCTTGTCCAAGAAGAACGTAGAAAGGCTTTAGAGCGAGCACGTCGTTCTGACGAAGAAACAGCACCGAAGCGTCCATTTCCAAAATGGGCGTTTTGGCTGATTGCTTTTGCTTTAGTGTTTAACCTTTTTGCCTTAATACCGCAAACCTTTTCGATACCTGCAATTGATTTTCTTATTACATCTGCTAAGCTATCAGCTGAAGAAGATATTCGAACGTTTAAAGAAGCTGTTGTCGTTGTAGAAACAGATGACAGTAAGGGAACCGGATTTTCTATTTCTGCAAATGGCACCATTTTAACAAATCATCATGTTATCGAAGGGGAAGAGCAAGTAACTGTTGCATTTCCTGAAGATGGTTTATTCACGGCAGAAGTTACGGAACTATATCCAGAAATTGACTTAGCCGTTCTTGAAGTGAATGAACAAGGACTGCCATCCTTATCATTAGCTGAGCATGCGAATATTGAAGAAAATGAACCCATTCGATTCATTGGTAATCCTTTGCGATTTAATGGAATTGCAAATGAGGGGACCATTATTGGTGACACTCAATTATCCGGTTGGAATGAACGTGTCTTTATGTTAGATGCTCCAGTCTATCGCGGAAATAGTGGAAGTCCTGTTATGAATCAGAATGGTGAAGTAATTGGTGTTATATTTGCAACGCTCGATCATGAGAACCACGGTAAGGTTGGACTGTTTATATCAATTGATCATTTCCCACGCATTAACGGGCTTTAA